A part of Penaeus chinensis breed Huanghai No. 1 chromosome 6, ASM1920278v2, whole genome shotgun sequence genomic DNA contains:
- the LOC125026344 gene encoding xyloside xylosyltransferase 1-like translates to MLLRLRLLGQAVFLLVVAASLILLFAGRELRPGPGDASPVAGRPGPGQQGRGQGGGQQGPEAGDKEEESNLPPQEAVPLSSQENDLLYRPPLDIALIFTHAKDNAPFQYKLRVAVGSLLQAASAPLRLHLITDADGFHIASQVIADVQAGSQLDSRYVKLVYVAAEDFIPEIESSVTVLQDFFTTRRDAYYRDALFFFSLFLHRLLPGLERIMLMDIDIKVKGDIAELYSHFERFSPTNIIGMALEQSPVYLHLLSLYRRSNPKTTLGSPPGQGGFPGYNSGIVLVDIERLRNSKIISRYLSRSTLTEKTKQYSFQGHLGDQDLYTLIAFDHPELFYTLPCGWNRQLCEWWRGHGYQTVFDQYFNCTGELKIIHGNCKTEIPENL, encoded by the exons ATGCTGCTGCGTCTGAGGCTGCTGGGGCAGGCCGTGTTCCTGCTGGTGGTGGCGGCCAGCCTGATCCTCCTGTTCGCGGGGCGCGAGCTCAGGCCGGGCCCCGGGGACGCGTCCCCCGTGGCAGGACGCCCGGGGCCGGGCCAGCAGGGGCGGGGCCAGGGCGGGGGGCAGCAGGGGCCGGAGGcgggggacaaggaggaggagtccAACCTGCCGCCGCAGGAGGCCGTTCCGCTGAGCTCGCAGGAGAACGACCTCCTGTACAGGCCGCCCCTGGACATCGCCCTCATCTTCACCCACGCCAAGGACAACGCGCCCTTCCAGTACAAGCTCCGCGTTGCAGTGGGGTCGCTGCTGCAGGCGGCGTCGGCTCCCCTGCGCCTGCACCTCATCACGGACGCCGACGGCTTCCACATCGCCTCGCAGGTCATCGCCGACGTGCAGGCGGGCAGTCAGCTGGACTCCAGATACGTCAAG CTGGTGTACGTAGCAGCAGAGGATTTCATCCCCGAAATCGAGAGCTCGGTAACTGTCCTGCAGGACTTCTTCACCACAAGGAGGGACGCCTACTACCGAGATgcgctgtttttcttttctctcttcttgcacAGACTCCTGCCGGGCTTGGAGCGGATCATGCTCATGGATATAGATATTAAG GTGAAGGGAGACATCGCTGAGCTGTACTCCCACTTTGAACGCTTCAGCCCAACCAACATAATAGGGATGGCCCTAGAGCAGTCTCCTgtgtacctccacctcctctcactcTATCGTCGCAGCAACCCTAAAACGACCCTGGGTAGTCCACCGGGCCAGGGTGGCTTCCCAGGCTACAACAGCGGCATCGTTCTGGTCGACATCGAGAGGCTCAGGAACTCCAAGATCATTA GCAGATACTTGTCTCGATCAACACTCACGGAGAAGACAAAACAGTATAGCTTCCAGGGCCACTTGGGGGATCAGGACTTGTACACGCTTATTGCCTTCGACCACCCTGAGCTCTTCTACACTCTCCCCTGTGGCTGGAACCGACAGCTGTGCGAGTGGTGGAGGGGGCATGGGTACCAGACAGTGTTCGACCAGTATTTCAACTGCACAGGCGAGCTCAAGATCATACATGGGAACTGCAAAACCGAAATTCCAGAAAACTTGTGA